The following are from one region of the Amycolatopsis sp. QT-25 genome:
- a CDS encoding nucleoside deaminase, giving the protein MIDPAHLLSVAREEAELGKAEGGVPIGAALFDTAGVLLGRGHNRRVQDGDPSMHAETAAFRDAGRRPHYRDTIMVTTLSPCWYCSGLVRQFGIGRVIIGEAATFEGGHGWLAENGVEITLLDDPACTALMTEFIQDHPELWFEDIGVPAEG; this is encoded by the coding sequence ATGATCGATCCCGCGCATCTGTTGTCCGTCGCCCGTGAAGAGGCCGAACTCGGCAAGGCCGAGGGCGGCGTCCCGATCGGCGCCGCGCTCTTCGACACCGCCGGGGTCCTGCTCGGCCGCGGCCACAACCGCCGGGTCCAGGACGGCGACCCGTCGATGCACGCCGAGACCGCCGCGTTCCGGGACGCGGGCAGGCGGCCGCACTACCGGGACACGATCATGGTCACCACCCTGTCCCCCTGCTGGTACTGCAGCGGGCTGGTGCGCCAGTTCGGCATCGGCCGGGTGATCATCGGCGAGGCGGCCACGTTCGAGGGCGGGCACGGCTGGCTGGCGGAGAACGGCGTCGAGATCACCCTGCTCGACGACCCGGCGTGCACCGCACTGATGACCGAGTTCATCCAGGATCACCCGGAACTGTGGTTCGAGGACATCGGGGTCCCGGCCGAAGGCTAG
- a CDS encoding SDR family oxidoreductase, with protein MNSFKDRVAIITGASRGIGLGIAKDLVERGAKVCITARKPEPLAEAVAELGGEAVAVAVPGKADDAAHQDEAVAKTIETFGRLDMLVNNTGINPVFGPALDIDPEAAAKIFAVNVLAPLSWTRRARDAWMGEHGGAVVNVASVAGLGASPGIGMYGVSKAALIRLTKELGFELGPKIRVNAVAPAVVKTKFATALYEGREEEVSESYPMKRLGVPADIASAVSFLLSDEAGWITGQTVVLDGGVTLAGGL; from the coding sequence GTGAACTCGTTCAAGGATCGCGTCGCGATCATCACCGGCGCCAGCCGGGGGATCGGCCTGGGGATCGCCAAGGACCTGGTCGAGCGCGGCGCGAAGGTGTGCATCACCGCGCGCAAGCCGGAACCGCTGGCCGAGGCGGTGGCCGAACTGGGGGGTGAGGCGGTCGCCGTCGCCGTTCCCGGCAAGGCCGACGACGCCGCGCACCAGGACGAGGCCGTCGCCAAGACCATCGAGACCTTCGGGCGGCTGGACATGCTGGTGAACAACACCGGCATCAACCCCGTGTTCGGCCCTGCCCTGGACATCGACCCCGAGGCGGCCGCGAAGATCTTCGCCGTCAACGTGCTCGCGCCGCTGTCGTGGACCCGCCGGGCACGGGACGCCTGGATGGGGGAGCACGGCGGCGCGGTGGTGAACGTCGCGTCCGTCGCCGGGCTCGGCGCTTCCCCGGGAATCGGTATGTACGGCGTCAGCAAGGCCGCGCTGATCCGGCTCACCAAGGAACTCGGCTTCGAGCTGGGCCCGAAGATTCGAGTGAACGCCGTCGCGCCCGCCGTGGTCAAGACCAAGTTCGCGACGGCGCTGTACGAAGGTCGTGAGGAAGAGGTCTCCGAGTCGTACCCGATGAAGCGGCTCGGCGTGCCGGCGGACATCGCGAGCGCCGTGTCGTTCCTGCTTTCGGACGAGGCGGGCTGGATCACCGGGCAGACGGTGGTCCTCGACGGTGGCGTCACGCTGGCGGGTGGCCTGTGA
- a CDS encoding GGDEF domain-containing protein: MVGDSLMVTGSRGRRDRFAAPRRILGSWSLWEVPRRSLIGYLLLVDAAAFAATAYLFVLRPPTPSSLLPFSALLAGMLLSAELSRPVERSRADTRLGAGLDAAWIFAGALLLPPAPAAALVVASAAYRWCRIRRGIPHRQVFAASATMLSALGASIVPVLLGAPPFLDAARDFQSFALVFATGLVFLSVDAALAAPAAEFGAEPSGFAFDAAMVAFGLLLAWSAADWPFVTVVLAGALVVLHRAGTMRALRGHAGTDSGTGLLTASSWSDGARTQLELLRGRGAELSLLMLDLDHFARLNDRHGRQVGDDVLRAVADTLRAEVRAADLVGRFGGEEFVVLLPGTSRFDAHAIAERIRLRISSTYVSLGGTYAGATVSIGVASHPAAGETLDRLVGAADQALRAAKGAGRNRTVAFEVET; the protein is encoded by the coding sequence ATGGTGGGGGACTCCCTGATGGTGACCGGAAGCCGCGGCCGGAGAGATCGGTTCGCCGCGCCGCGGCGGATACTGGGGTCCTGGAGCCTGTGGGAAGTACCCAGGCGGAGCCTGATCGGGTACCTGCTCCTCGTCGACGCCGCCGCCTTCGCCGCCACCGCGTACCTCTTCGTGTTGAGGCCGCCCACGCCTTCGTCCTTGCTCCCGTTTTCCGCCCTGCTGGCGGGAATGCTCCTCAGTGCGGAGCTCTCGCGCCCCGTCGAGCGGTCTCGCGCCGACACCCGGCTCGGTGCCGGACTGGACGCGGCCTGGATCTTCGCGGGCGCGTTGCTGCTGCCGCCGGCGCCGGCCGCGGCCCTCGTGGTCGCTTCGGCGGCATACCGCTGGTGCCGGATCCGGCGCGGAATTCCCCACCGCCAGGTGTTCGCGGCTTCCGCCACCATGCTTTCCGCGCTGGGTGCTTCGATCGTTCCGGTGTTGCTGGGCGCGCCGCCGTTCCTCGACGCGGCAAGGGATTTCCAGAGTTTCGCATTGGTTTTCGCGACCGGTCTGGTTTTCCTGTCCGTCGACGCAGCCTTGGCCGCGCCGGCGGCCGAATTCGGGGCGGAACCTTCGGGATTCGCCTTCGACGCGGCGATGGTCGCGTTCGGACTGCTGCTCGCGTGGTCGGCGGCGGACTGGCCGTTCGTCACCGTGGTACTCGCGGGCGCACTCGTGGTACTTCACCGGGCGGGGACGATGCGCGCCCTGCGTGGCCATGCGGGTACGGACTCCGGCACCGGACTGCTCACCGCGTCTTCCTGGTCGGACGGTGCCCGCACCCAGCTCGAGTTGCTTCGCGGCCGTGGTGCCGAACTTTCGCTGTTGATGCTCGACCTCGACCACTTCGCGCGGCTCAACGACCGGCACGGCCGACAGGTCGGGGACGACGTTCTCCGTGCCGTGGCGGACACTTTGCGCGCGGAGGTCCGGGCGGCGGACCTCGTCGGCCGGTTCGGCGGCGAGGAGTTCGTCGTCCTGCTGCCCGGCACGAGCCGGTTCGACGCGCACGCGATCGCCGAACGCATCCGGCTGCGGATCTCCTCGACGTACGTCTCACTGGGTGGGACATACGCCGGGGCGACCGTCTCGATCGGGGTGGCTTCGCATCCGGCCGCCGGTGAAACGCTCGACCGGCTCGTCGGCGCGGCGGATCAGGCGCTGCGCGCGGCGAAAGGGGCCGGGCGCAACCGGACCGTCGCTTTCGAGGTCGAAACCTAG
- a CDS encoding carbonic anhydrase, translating to MSVTDELLANNADYAAHFSGPLPLPPAKHVAVLACMDARINVYGVLGLQEGEAHVIRNAGGVVTEDGIRSLAISQRLLGTEEIVLIHHTDCGMLTFTDDDFKKSIQEDVGVKPAWAAEAFDDLDEDVRQSLARIKNSPFIPKKDSVRGFVFDVATGKLNEVG from the coding sequence ATGTCGGTCACCGACGAACTCCTGGCCAACAACGCCGACTACGCCGCACACTTTTCCGGACCACTGCCCTTGCCGCCCGCCAAGCACGTGGCGGTGCTCGCCTGTATGGACGCGCGCATCAACGTCTACGGCGTTCTCGGCCTGCAGGAGGGCGAGGCCCACGTCATCCGCAACGCGGGCGGCGTCGTCACCGAAGACGGGATCCGTTCCCTCGCGATCAGCCAGCGGCTGCTCGGAACCGAGGAGATCGTCCTCATTCACCACACCGACTGCGGAATGCTCACTTTCACCGACGACGATTTCAAGAAGTCCATTCAGGAGGACGTCGGCGTCAAACCGGCTTGGGCCGCCGAGGCGTTCGACGATCTCGACGAGGACGTCCGTCAATCGCTCGCGCGGATCAAGAACAGCCCGTTCATCCCCAAGAAGGATTCCGTGCGCGGTTTCGTGTTCGACGTCGCCACGGGAAAGCTGAACGAAGTCGGCTGA
- a CDS encoding ABC transporter substrate-binding protein: protein MSEARERAATGPPVRPRGWARRHRVLLIAVVILLVSAVLVSFRPWESCGSGLRAVNADRESVGSSYVCVGLNLDSGPMRDDDPLGPLEKLIKSRNETAGENFKTIVVLENLAPDPKVDSQPFPFVRREIQGAITAAWPKNGPPGIKLLLANYGSNADHWHVVAEEIVAAAAAQRIVAVTDVGTSSENSRALVAELSRHGIATIGATVTADNMNTDPKGARIDNFFRVGPTNTDEARAAAGYIAAHGFRRVMMIQGVSKEDTYATTLAEAFQNSSKVPVIFTKTYDVKPLIDTSREAYLRGLFSRWHNDICGARPDLIYFAGRGLDLGALVAALAGDGACEGLDTVTVLTGDDASTLAGKPLPLNKDISVRLRYTALAYPDQWDMFTADPAHPTYKKNYDNFIAEFTGTHGFPKEELWDGAAMIEHDAVAAAVEAAVQNVSADPVSVANVLRSIDCNSPVPGATGFIAFDQATGNQLDKALPILSIDPDGSVHPVDLVWSRGRPLNTAPECGR, encoded by the coding sequence ATGTCCGAGGCCCGTGAACGCGCGGCGACGGGGCCGCCGGTGCGGCCGCGCGGCTGGGCGCGCCGCCATCGGGTGCTGCTGATCGCGGTCGTGATCCTGCTGGTGAGTGCCGTCCTGGTGTCGTTCAGGCCCTGGGAGTCCTGTGGTTCCGGGCTTCGGGCGGTGAACGCGGACAGGGAGTCGGTCGGCTCGTCCTACGTCTGCGTCGGGTTGAACCTCGACTCCGGCCCGATGCGGGACGACGACCCGCTCGGCCCGCTGGAAAAGCTCATCAAGAGCCGCAACGAGACGGCGGGCGAAAACTTCAAGACCATCGTGGTGCTGGAGAACCTGGCGCCCGATCCGAAGGTCGACAGCCAGCCGTTCCCGTTCGTCCGGCGGGAGATCCAGGGCGCGATCACCGCCGCGTGGCCGAAGAACGGGCCTCCGGGGATCAAGCTCCTGCTGGCCAACTACGGCAGCAACGCCGACCACTGGCACGTGGTCGCCGAAGAGATCGTCGCCGCGGCCGCCGCCCAGCGCATCGTGGCGGTCACCGACGTCGGCACCAGTTCGGAGAACAGCCGGGCGCTGGTGGCCGAGCTGTCCCGGCACGGCATCGCCACGATCGGCGCGACCGTCACCGCGGACAACATGAACACCGACCCGAAGGGCGCACGGATCGACAACTTCTTCCGCGTGGGCCCGACCAACACCGACGAGGCCCGCGCCGCGGCCGGATACATCGCCGCGCACGGCTTCCGCCGCGTGATGATGATCCAGGGAGTCAGCAAGGAGGACACCTACGCGACCACGCTCGCCGAAGCCTTCCAGAACTCGTCGAAGGTCCCGGTCATCTTCACGAAGACCTACGACGTCAAGCCGCTCATCGACACTTCGCGCGAAGCCTATCTGCGAGGGTTGTTCAGCAGGTGGCACAACGACATCTGCGGCGCGAGACCCGATCTGATCTACTTCGCCGGCCGCGGCCTCGATCTCGGTGCCCTCGTGGCGGCACTGGCGGGCGACGGTGCCTGCGAGGGGCTCGACACGGTGACCGTGCTGACCGGGGACGACGCGAGCACACTCGCCGGGAAGCCGTTGCCGCTGAACAAGGACATCAGCGTCCGGCTCCGCTACACGGCGCTCGCCTATCCCGACCAGTGGGATATGTTCACCGCCGATCCGGCGCATCCGACGTACAAGAAGAACTACGACAACTTCATCGCCGAATTCACCGGCACCCATGGTTTCCCGAAAGAGGAACTGTGGGACGGCGCCGCGATGATCGAACACGACGCCGTCGCCGCGGCGGTGGAGGCGGCCGTGCAGAACGTGTCGGCGGATCCGGTCTCGGTGGCGAACGTGTTGCGCAGCATCGATTGCAACTCGCCGGTGCCCGGCGCCACCGGGTTCATCGCGTTCGACCAGGCGACCGGCAACCAGCTCGACAAGGCGTTGCCGATCCTGTCCATCGACCCGGACGGTTCGGTGCATCCGGTCGATCTCGTGTGGTCGCGCGGACGGCCGCTGAACACGGCGCCGGAGTGCGGCCGGTGA
- a CDS encoding SDR family oxidoreductase, whose translation MTASFIGSGVVVTGGGGGIGAVLARRFAAEGARVVVGDLNGDAAAEVAKEIGGTAVAGDAASEAGVASLVEAARETLGEIDVFCANAGIAPMGGVDAPEEDWARIWDVNVMAHVRAARLLLPPWLERGRGHFIATVSAAGLLTSLGSASYSVTKHGALAFAEWLSATYRHRGLTVQAICPQGVRTAMLENTGPAGELLMGASAIQPEQVADALFEAIAADRFLVLPHPEVADYYAARATQTDRWLGGMNKLQRKVEQVTGE comes from the coding sequence GTGACCGCCTCGTTCATCGGTTCCGGTGTCGTCGTCACCGGCGGGGGCGGCGGTATCGGAGCGGTTCTCGCCCGCCGGTTCGCGGCCGAGGGGGCCAGGGTCGTCGTCGGCGACCTGAACGGGGACGCCGCGGCCGAAGTCGCGAAAGAAATCGGCGGAACCGCCGTCGCCGGTGACGCCGCGAGCGAAGCGGGGGTCGCGTCGCTGGTCGAGGCCGCGCGCGAAACCCTCGGCGAGATCGACGTGTTCTGCGCCAACGCCGGCATCGCGCCGATGGGCGGCGTGGACGCGCCCGAAGAGGACTGGGCGCGGATCTGGGACGTGAACGTCATGGCGCACGTGCGCGCGGCGCGGCTGCTGCTGCCGCCGTGGCTCGAGCGCGGCCGCGGCCACTTCATCGCCACGGTGTCGGCCGCGGGATTGTTGACCAGCCTCGGTTCGGCGTCCTACTCCGTGACCAAACACGGCGCGCTCGCCTTCGCCGAATGGCTGTCCGCGACCTACCGGCACCGCGGGCTCACCGTGCAGGCCATCTGCCCGCAGGGCGTGCGGACGGCGATGCTGGAGAACACCGGCCCCGCGGGTGAACTGCTGATGGGCGCCTCGGCGATCCAGCCGGAGCAGGTCGCGGACGCGTTGTTCGAGGCCATCGCCGCCGACCGGTTCCTGGTCCTGCCGCATCCCGAGGTCGCGGACTACTACGCCGCGCGGGCCACGCAGACCGACCGCTGGCTCGGCGGGATGAACAAACTGCAGCGCAAGGTGGAGCAGGTCACCGGCGAATGA
- a CDS encoding TetR/AcrR family transcriptional regulator, translating into MTPATTRKAETGGEDQAAVPRRLLSHATKLFAKKGFDRTSVQEIVEAAGVTKGAMYHYFGSKDDLLYEIYARVLRAQTEQLEKVASSEAPLRERLRSAGSDVVVSTIDNLDDNTIFMQSMHQLGVEKQKAVRAERRKYHERFRTLIEEGQESGEFRADKPADVIVDFFFGSVHHLGSWYRRGGALSARQIGDHFADLLLAALRPE; encoded by the coding sequence ATGACACCAGCGACCACCCGGAAGGCCGAAACGGGCGGCGAAGATCAGGCCGCCGTGCCGCGCCGTCTGCTGTCGCACGCCACGAAGCTCTTCGCCAAGAAGGGGTTCGACCGGACCTCAGTGCAGGAGATCGTCGAGGCGGCCGGGGTCACCAAGGGCGCGATGTACCACTACTTCGGCTCCAAGGACGACCTCCTTTACGAGATCTACGCCCGGGTGCTGCGCGCGCAGACCGAGCAACTGGAAAAAGTGGCCTCGAGTGAGGCGCCGCTGCGGGAGCGGTTGCGTTCCGCGGGCTCCGACGTCGTCGTCAGCACGATCGACAACCTCGACGACAACACGATCTTCATGCAGTCCATGCACCAGCTCGGCGTGGAGAAGCAGAAGGCGGTCCGCGCGGAACGCCGTAAGTACCACGAGCGGTTCCGCACGCTGATCGAGGAGGGCCAGGAGTCGGGCGAATTCCGCGCGGACAAACCGGCCGACGTGATCGTCGACTTCTTCTTCGGCTCGGTGCACCACCTCGGTTCGTGGTACCGGCGTGGCGGTGCGCTTTCGGCCCGCCAGATCGGTGACCATTTCGCCGATCTCCTGCTGGCCGCGCTGCGACCCGAGTAG
- a CDS encoding YafY family protein, which yields MTTGTSARLLRLLSLLQARRDWPGADLADRLQVDVRTVRRDVERLRELGYPVHATPGVAGGYRLGAGAALPPLLLDDDEAVAVAVGLRTAANGTVSGIEETSVRALTKLEQVLPARLRHRVSALNTAMIPLGGVVPVIDAAALTVIASACRDHQRLRFGYRSHNGEVSERRIEPLRLVHTGRRWYLVAFDLDRDDWRTFRVDRVDGVPDTSFRFTPREPPAEDLAAYVSRGITSSPYPHQMVLRVNASADALAEYVSPTVGTIEAIDEHTCRVRVGSNDLSVMPYYLAHWDVDFVVEEAPDEVKEKLRLVADRFAHAVV from the coding sequence ATGACCACGGGCACGTCGGCACGGCTGCTGAGACTGCTCTCCCTGCTGCAGGCACGGCGCGACTGGCCGGGTGCCGACCTGGCCGATCGCCTGCAGGTGGACGTCCGCACGGTCCGGCGCGACGTCGAGCGGCTGCGGGAACTGGGTTACCCGGTGCACGCCACCCCCGGTGTCGCGGGTGGCTACCGGCTCGGCGCGGGCGCCGCGCTGCCGCCGCTGCTGCTGGACGACGACGAGGCCGTCGCGGTCGCCGTCGGGCTCCGCACGGCCGCGAACGGGACGGTGTCGGGCATCGAGGAGACGTCGGTGCGCGCGCTCACGAAACTGGAACAGGTGCTGCCCGCCCGGCTCCGGCACCGGGTGAGCGCGCTGAACACCGCGATGATCCCGCTCGGCGGTGTCGTCCCGGTCATCGACGCGGCGGCGCTGACGGTGATCGCGTCCGCGTGCCGCGACCATCAGCGGCTCCGCTTCGGTTACCGCAGCCACAACGGCGAGGTCAGCGAGCGCCGCATCGAGCCGCTGCGCCTCGTGCACACCGGGCGCCGGTGGTACCTGGTCGCGTTCGACCTCGACCGTGACGACTGGCGGACCTTCCGCGTCGACCGCGTCGACGGCGTCCCCGACACCAGTTTCCGGTTCACTCCGAGGGAACCGCCCGCCGAGGACCTCGCGGCCTACGTCTCCCGCGGGATCACGTCGTCGCCGTATCCGCACCAGATGGTGCTGCGGGTGAACGCCTCGGCGGACGCGCTCGCCGAGTACGTGTCCCCGACCGTCGGCACGATCGAGGCCATCGACGAGCACACCTGCCGGGTCCGGGTCGGCTCCAACGACCTTTCCGTGATGCCTTACTACCTCGCCCACTGGGACGTCGACTTCGTCGTGGAAGAGGCGCCCGACGAGGTCAAGGAGAAGCTGAGGCTGGTCGCCGACCGCTTCGCGCATGCGGTCGTGTGA
- a CDS encoding TetR/AcrR family transcriptional regulator, whose translation MTVSLSAELWPDVQPETARRLMLAGVESFARRGYHATTTRDIASAAGMSPAALYVHFPSKAALLFAISKYGHEQTLSLVESVVARETDPVERIRLLVEDFVAWHARRHTVARVVQYELHALPDEEFEIVAKLRRRIEQIVREVITEGARADVFTVGDPHTAARAVLSLGVDVSRWYSERARQTPKKLGQEYSELVLRMLGTKLS comes from the coding sequence ATGACCGTGTCGCTGTCGGCCGAACTGTGGCCCGACGTCCAGCCGGAAACGGCACGGCGGCTGATGCTGGCCGGGGTCGAATCCTTCGCGCGGCGTGGCTATCACGCGACGACCACCCGTGACATCGCCTCGGCGGCGGGGATGAGCCCCGCGGCGCTGTACGTGCACTTCCCGTCCAAGGCCGCGCTGCTGTTCGCGATCTCCAAGTACGGCCACGAGCAGACGCTCTCGCTGGTCGAAAGCGTCGTGGCGCGGGAGACCGACCCGGTCGAGCGGATCCGGCTCCTGGTCGAGGACTTCGTGGCCTGGCACGCCCGCAGGCACACCGTCGCCCGCGTGGTGCAGTACGAACTGCACGCGCTGCCGGACGAGGAGTTCGAGATCGTCGCGAAACTGCGCCGCCGTATCGAGCAGATCGTGCGCGAGGTCATCACCGAAGGCGCGCGGGCGGATGTCTTCACCGTGGGTGACCCGCACACCGCCGCCAGAGCCGTACTCTCGCTCGGCGTCGACGTCTCCCGCTGGTACAGCGAACGAGCCCGCCAGACCCCCAAGAAACTGGGCCAGGAGTACAGCGAGCTGGTGCTGCGCATGCTCGGCACGAAACTCTCCTGA
- a CDS encoding chitinase — MKSPRRWARMATAVGAALATAVGLAPVASAAPDAVLASPYLYQWSGQTDPIAAMNATGIKAFTLAFVLSDGGCNPKWDGSRSLSGADATMIDNIRAKGGDVIPSFGGWSGTKLGPKCGTPAALAGAYQKVIDAYKLKAIDLDVENTDEFENHTVQDRILNAVKITKQKNPGLRVVITIPTDVGGPNAHGKRLINQAKALGAGVDAWSVMPFNFSSGGDMAGKTRSAVDGLKNVVKATFGLSDDAAYRRSGLSSMNGKTDVAGETVSVADFRAIRDYAASKHLARLSFWAVNRDCNNCAGIAQGKYDYTKIVAGYTG, encoded by the coding sequence ATGAAATCGCCACGACGCTGGGCGAGGATGGCCACCGCCGTCGGCGCCGCTCTCGCCACGGCCGTCGGCCTCGCCCCCGTCGCCTCGGCGGCCCCGGACGCCGTGCTCGCCTCGCCGTATCTGTACCAATGGTCGGGACAGACGGATCCGATCGCCGCGATGAACGCCACCGGGATCAAGGCGTTCACTCTCGCGTTCGTCCTCTCCGACGGCGGCTGCAACCCGAAATGGGACGGGAGCCGTTCGCTGTCCGGTGCCGACGCCACGATGATCGACAACATCCGGGCCAAGGGCGGCGACGTCATCCCGTCGTTCGGCGGCTGGTCCGGCACGAAGCTCGGCCCGAAATGCGGTACCCCCGCGGCGCTCGCCGGCGCGTACCAGAAGGTCATCGACGCCTACAAACTCAAAGCGATCGACCTCGACGTCGAAAACACCGACGAGTTCGAGAACCACACGGTCCAGGATCGGATCCTGAACGCCGTCAAGATCACGAAACAGAAGAATCCCGGCCTGCGCGTGGTCATCACCATCCCGACCGACGTCGGCGGCCCCAACGCGCACGGGAAGCGGCTGATCAACCAGGCGAAAGCACTCGGCGCGGGCGTCGACGCGTGGTCGGTCATGCCGTTCAACTTCTCCAGCGGCGGTGACATGGCTGGCAAGACCCGCAGCGCCGTGGACGGGCTGAAGAACGTCGTGAAAGCCACGTTCGGCCTGAGCGACGACGCGGCCTACCGGCGCAGCGGGCTTTCGTCGATGAACGGGAAGACCGACGTGGCGGGAGAGACCGTCAGCGTCGCCGACTTCCGGGCCATCCGCGACTACGCGGCGAGCAAACATCTCGCCCGGCTGTCGTTCTGGGCGGTGAACCGCGACTGCAACAACTGCGCGGGAATCGCGCAAGGCAAGTACGACTACACCAAGATCGTGGCGGGTTACACCGGCTGA
- a CDS encoding 3-hydroxyacyl-CoA dehydrogenase family protein → MAYTYDFEDIRDRPVAVFGAGTLGRRIALMFASRGGTVRIYDPSAEQAAAATEYVAKTLPDVVAERGHGEPGRAEAATSVKAALDGAWLAVEAVPERLDIKIPLWGQIDEAAPADTIFATNSSSYPSRQMAEKVRDRSRLCNMHFYMPPGSPAVDLMSDGETDRGLLDTLLAVLPEFDIHPFEARKESVGFIFNRIWAAIKRESLEVVAEGVARPEDVDGMFRINWHLPVGPFQMMDQVGLDVVLDIENHYADENPDLPTGPRELLHGYVDAGKLGVKTGEGFYTYQRS, encoded by the coding sequence ATGGCGTACACGTACGACTTCGAGGACATCCGCGACCGCCCGGTGGCGGTGTTCGGCGCGGGGACGCTGGGACGGCGGATCGCGCTGATGTTCGCCTCGCGGGGAGGCACGGTGCGGATCTACGACCCGAGTGCCGAACAGGCCGCCGCGGCGACCGAGTACGTGGCGAAGACCTTGCCGGACGTCGTCGCCGAGCGGGGCCACGGTGAGCCCGGCCGCGCGGAGGCCGCGACGTCGGTGAAAGCGGCTCTCGACGGCGCCTGGCTGGCCGTCGAGGCGGTGCCCGAGCGGCTGGACATCAAAATTCCGCTGTGGGGCCAGATCGACGAGGCCGCCCCCGCGGACACGATCTTCGCCACCAACTCGTCGTCCTACCCGTCGCGGCAGATGGCCGAGAAGGTGCGGGACAGGTCTCGTCTGTGCAATATGCACTTCTATATGCCGCCTGGCTCCCCGGCTGTCGACCTCATGTCCGACGGCGAGACCGATCGCGGCCTGCTGGACACCCTGCTGGCGGTGCTTCCTGAATTCGACATTCACCCGTTCGAGGCTCGCAAGGAAAGTGTGGGGTTCATCTTCAACCGCATCTGGGCGGCCATCAAACGGGAATCCCTGGAAGTGGTCGCCGAAGGCGTCGCCCGCCCCGAGGACGTCGACGGGATGTTCCGGATCAACTGGCACCTGCCCGTCGGGCCGTTCCAGATGATGGACCAGGTAGGGCTGGATGTCGTGCTGGACATCGAAAACCACTACGCGGACGAAAATCCCGACCTGCCCACTGGGCCACGGGAACTGCTGCACGGCTATGTCGACGCGGGCAAGCTCGGGGTCAAAACAGGCGAGGGCTTCTACACCTACCAACGGTCCTGA
- a CDS encoding acyl-CoA dehydrogenase family protein: protein MSDLLYSEVEEDLRASVRDLFSGRAAPAALIARTESAEPYDLKLWRTLAADLGAAGLAVPEALGGHGASAREVAVVMEELGRSVAPVPYLGSAVLATSALLATDPSQAEVTERLGKLAAGTLIGALAVPLSTAPGSEFPSTVTATADGTLNGQVRSVADASVAELLVVPAVGPDGPGLYTVDVASAGVTITEAISLDLTRRIADVGLENVTAKRVAVSSAAVSALDTALVTAAGLLASEQLGIAEWALAETVRYLKERYQFGRPVGSFQSLKHRLANLYTDLVNARATARYAADCLASGDDIAIAVAVAQARNSPIAVHATEEAIQLHGGIGMTWEHPAHLYLKRAKSDEIALGTPGRHRAALAPLIDLPA, encoded by the coding sequence ATGAGCGACCTGTTGTATTCCGAGGTCGAAGAGGACCTTCGCGCGAGCGTCCGCGACCTGTTCTCCGGCCGCGCCGCACCGGCGGCCTTGATCGCCAGGACCGAGTCGGCGGAGCCTTACGACCTGAAGTTGTGGCGCACACTCGCGGCCGACCTCGGCGCCGCGGGCCTCGCCGTCCCCGAGGCACTGGGCGGGCACGGCGCTTCGGCGCGGGAGGTCGCCGTCGTCATGGAAGAGCTCGGGCGCAGCGTCGCCCCCGTGCCCTATCTCGGCAGTGCCGTCCTGGCGACGTCGGCCCTGTTGGCGACCGACCCGTCCCAAGCGGAAGTGACGGAAAGACTCGGGAAACTGGCGGCGGGCACGCTCATCGGCGCGCTGGCCGTCCCGCTGTCGACAGCGCCCGGCTCCGAATTCCCCTCGACGGTCACCGCGACCGCGGACGGCACGCTCAACGGTCAGGTCCGGAGTGTCGCCGACGCTTCGGTGGCCGAACTGCTCGTCGTGCCGGCGGTGGGGCCCGACGGTCCCGGCCTGTACACGGTCGACGTGGCGTCGGCGGGCGTGACGATCACCGAGGCGATTTCCCTGGATCTCACCCGGCGCATCGCCGACGTCGGCTTGGAGAACGTGACCGCGAAGCGGGTCGCCGTCTCTTCGGCCGCGGTGTCCGCTTTGGACACCGCGCTCGTGACGGCGGCGGGGCTGCTCGCGTCCGAACAACTCGGGATCGCCGAGTGGGCCTTGGCCGAAACGGTGCGCTACCTCAAGGAGCGCTACCAGTTCGGCCGTCCGGTCGGTTCGTTCCAGTCACTGAAGCACCGGCTGGCGAATCTGTACACGGATCTGGTCAACGCCAGGGCGACCGCGCGGTACGCCGCCGACTGCCTGGCTTCCGGTGACGACATCGCGATCGCCGTCGCGGTGGCGCAGGCCCGCAACTCCCCCATCGCCGTCCACGCCACCGAAGAGGCGATCCAGCTGCACGGCGGGATCGGCATGACCTGGGAGCACCCCGCGCACTTGTACTTGAAGCGCGCGAAGAGCGATGAGATCGCTCTCGGCACTCCTGGGCGGCATCGCGCGGCTCTCGCGCCGCTGATCGACCTGCCCGCCTGA